Genomic segment of Variovorax sp. OAS795:
CTTGCGCGGCAACCACGACGAAGCGCGCGGCACTTTCAAAGAACTGCTGCAAGACCCCCGGCTCCAGGCCCGGGAGCAGGCCGGCACGCGCCAATGGCTGCTGACCAGCCTGGCCGAGACCGAGGAACTCGCGGGCCGCCCGGCCGAGGCCGAGGACGCGTATCGCCGCGCCTTGCAGGCCGAGCGCTCGGGCTATCTGCTGCTTGCCTACAGCGACTATCTTCAGCGCGCCGGGAGGCCGGAGGAGATTCCCGCATTGCTTCGGAACGAAGCGCGCAGCGACGCGGTGCTGCTTCGCCTGGCCATTGCCTCGCGCGGCCTCGAGGGCCCGCGCACCGACGCGGCCGAACTCAGGGCGCGCTTCGGGGCGGCGGCGGAGCGGCCGGGCACCACCGCGGTCCATGCGCGCGAAGAGGCGATGTTCGCGCTCGACGTCGATGGCAACGCCCGGCGTGCGCTCGAGCTCGCCAGGCTCAACGTCCAGCTGCAGCGCGAACCCGTCGACCTGCTGCTGTTCGCACGCGCGGCCGTTGCGGCGAAGGACGAGCCGGCGCGCGCCGAAGTCGGGGCGCTGGTGCGGCAGATCGGCCTTCGCGACGCGCGCGTCGATGCGCTGCTCTGAGCGCCGCGCCATGACCTTGCACCACCGTCGCCCGCTGCTGGCTGCGCTGTTCTTCTGGATGCTCGCCTTGCTCATGCTTCCGGCGCATGCGCACAAGGCCAGCGACGCCTATCTCCAGTTCTCGCGCGACGGCGACCGGATCGACCTGCGCTGGGACATCGCGCTGCGCGACCTCGATGCGGTGCTGGACCTCGACGCCAACGCCGACCAGAAACTTTCCTGGGGCGAGGTGCGCACCCGCCTGGATGACATCAAGGCCTATGCGCTGGGCCGCCTGCGCCTGCAGGGCGGCCGATGCGTACCCGCCGAAACCCAGGCGCCCGCCATCGAGAACCGCATCGACGGCGCCTACCTGGTGCTGCAGATGCGGGCGCCGTGCAGCGCGGCCGATGCGCTGTCGATCGACTACCGCCTGTTCCAGGAAGTGGACCCGACGCACCGTGGCCTGCTGCGCGCCGAAGCCAAGGGCGCGGCCGCGCCGGTGCTGCGCTCGCTGGACCCCTCGGCCGGGCCCGTCTCCATCGACTGGGCGGGCGCCCAGGGTGCGGCGCCACCCCCCAGCTTCTTCGCCGATGGCATCCACCACATCCTGATCGGCTACGACCACATCCTGTTCCTGGTCTGCCTGCTGCTGCCCGCCGTGCTCCGGCGCAGGGATGGCGGCTGGACGCCCGTGCGCGCATGGAGGGACGCCGCCTGGCCCATGCTCGGCATCGTGACGATGTTCACCATCGCGCACTCGATCACGCTGGCGCTCGCGGGATCGAAGATCGTGACGATCTCGTCGCACATCATCGAGCCCGCCATCGCGGCCACCATCATCGTGGCGGCGCTGGACAACATCCGGCCCGTGCTGCGCGGACGCCGCAAGCTTTTCAGCTTCCTGTTCGGGCTCATCCATGGCTTCGGCTTTGCGGGCGCTCTGGGCGAACTCGAATTGCCGACGCGGCAGTTCGTGCTCGCGCTGCTTCAATTCAACCTGGGGGTGGAGGCCGGCCAGCTGGCCGTGGTGGCGGTGGTGCTCACGGTGCTGCTGGCGCTGCGCAGCTGGCGGCGCTATCCGCCGCTGGTGCTGCACGGCGGCTCGATGGCCGCGGTGGTCCTCGCCACGGTGTGGCTGTGCGAACGCGTGCTGGACGTGAAGGTGCTGCCGTTCTCCTGAGAAGAGAAAAAAGACGGGATGGGAAGCTGCGCGGTGAATCCGGTGGGCGGCAGGCTGCGTACTTGTGGGCAGACCGCCGATGAACCGCTTCACCATTTCCCTCGATGAGCAACTCGCGCGCCAGTTCGAGATGCTCATCGCCCAGAAACGCTACACGAGCCGTTCCGAGGCCGTGCGCGACCTCATCCGCTACGGGCTCGGCCGCGCCGGACTCCGGGGCATGCAGTTCGATGCCGTGGTCTCGTCGTGCATCGCCAGCGTCAGCTATGTGTACGACACCCGCGAAGGCGCACTGGTGACGCGGCTGCAGGCGCTGCGGCATGCACACCACGGCATGGTGACCGCGTGCAACCAGACGCCGCTGGACCTAGGCAGTTGCCTGGAGTGCGTGGTACTGCGCGGTTCGATTGCCGCCGTTCACGACGTGGCCGACCAGCTGATGTCCATGCGCGGCGTTCGCCACGGCCAGGCGAACGTGGTGGCGCTGACGGACGGCGCGGCCATGCCCGCCCACGCGCATCCGCCGGTACCCACGCACTCGCACCTCACACCTTTGAACTGACGCCCGGGGCGTGAGCGAGGATTGGAGCGCCGCTGTCCGATGTATTCAGTTTCCGGGGGCGATGAAATCCGGATGCCGCGCGCAGATTTCCGGGAGCGAACTCAGGGTGCCCGAGAGGTGCTCGCGCAGCGCCTTCTGGGCCGCCGCGCCGTCGCCCCTCGCAATGGCGCGCACGATGGCGCGGTGGTCGCGCAGGATCGCCTCCGTCTTGCCCGCCGTGGGCAGGTGCAGGCGCCGCAGCCGGTCCACATGGCCCGACACGCGGCTCACCAGGTCCCACAGGCTCGGCACGTTGGCGGCTTCGTACATCAGGTGATGGAACTTGCGGTCGGCGCCGACGAACTCGCCGTACTGCCGCGCCGCCGCCAGCGTGGCCTGCAGCGCGACCTGCGCCTCCAGTTGGGCCACCAGGCCCGGCGGCGCTTCGCCGGCCAGCTGGTGGACGATCTCCAGCTCGATGGAGCGGCGCAGGAAGTGCGCCTGCCGCGCGGCATCGACGTCGATGCGGCTCACCAGCGTGGCGTGCTGCGGGAACACGTCGACCAGGCCTTCCTCGCTCAGCCGCAGCAAGGCTTCGCGCACCGGTGTCTGGCTCACGCCGAAGCGGTCGGCGAGCTCCTGCCGCACCAGCACAGTGCCGGGCACGAGGTCCAGGGAGAGGATGGCATCGCGCAGTTTTTCGAGCACCTGCGGCGCGGCCAGGCGGGTGCGGTCGAGTCGGATCCGGGGGAGGGCGGTCATTCGCTGGAATTCTCGTTTGCCAAGGTAATATATTAGTGTTTTAATCGCGCGGTCCATTCAAGAATCCAGTTCAGCCTCCTCGATGCCACGCTCCTACGACACCCTGCGCAGCGCCCGCTGGTTCGCGCCCGACGACTTCCGCTCCTTCGGCCACCGCTCGCGCGTGATGCAGATGGGCTATGCGCCCACCGACTGGGTGGGCAAGCCGGTCATCGCGATCGTCAACACCTGGAGCGACGCCAACCAGTGCCATTCGCATTTCAAGCAGCGCGTGGAGGACGTCAAGCGCGGCATCTTCCAGGCCGGCGGCTTTCCGCTCGAGCTCCCGGCCATCTCGCTGTCCGAGAGCATGGTCAAGCCGACGACCATGCTCTACCGCAACTTCCTCGCGATGGAAACGGAAGAGTTGTTGCGCAGCCATCCGATCGATGGCGCGGTGCTGATGGGCGGCTGCGACAAGACCACGCCGGGCCTCACGATGGGCGCGCTGAGCATGGGCCTGCCATTCATCTACCTGCCCGCCGGCCCCATGCTGCGCGGCAACTGGCGCGGCAAGGTGCTGGGCTCGGGCTCGGACGCCTTCAAGTACTGGGACCAGCGCCGCGCCGGGCAGCTCAGCGACCAGGCCTGGCAGGAGATGGAGGCCGGCATTGCGCGCAGCCACGGCACCTGCATGACCATGGGCACCGCGGCCACCATGATGGGCATCGCCGAGGCCGTGGGCTTCACGCTGCCGGGTGCCTCGAGCATTCCGGCGGCCGACGCCAACCACGTGCGCATGAGCGCCGAATGCGGCCGCCGCATCGTCGAGATGGTGTGGGACGACCTGACGCCCGCGAAGATGCTCACGCGCGCCAACTTCGAGAACGGCATCGCCTGTGCCATGGCCATGGGATGCAGCACCAACGCCATCGTGCACCTGATCGCCATGTCGCGGCGCGCCGGCCATCCGGTCACGCTGGACGACTTCGACGCCGCGAGCCGGCGCGTGCCGGTGGTGGCCAACATCCGGCCGAGCGGCGACACCTACCTGATGGAAGACTTCTTCTATGCCGGCGGGCTGCCCGCGCTGCTGGCGCGCATCCGCGGCCACCTGGACACCGGGGCGCGCACCGTCAACGGCCGCACCATCGGCCAGAACATCGAGGGCGCCGAGGTGTTCGACGACGACGTGATCCGGCCGCTGGACAACCCGATCTATGCCGAAGGCGCGCTGGCCGTGCTGCGCGGCAACCTCGCACCCGACGGCGTGGTGATCAAGCCCAGCGCCTGTGCGCCGCACCTGCTGCAGCACACCGGCCGCGCGCTGGTTTTCGACGACTACCCGAGCCTCAAGAAGGCGGTGGACGATCCCGCGCTGGACGTGACCGGCGACGACATCCTGGTGCTGCGCAATGCCGGCCCGCGCGGTGCCGGCATGCCCGAATGGGGCATGCTGCCGATCCCGACCAAGCTGTTGAAAGAGGGCGTGACCGACATGCTGCGCCTGTCGGATGCGCGCATGAGCGGCACCAGCTACGGCGGTTGCCTCCTGCACTGCTCGCCAGAGTCGGCCGTGGGCGGACCGCTGGCGCTGGTGCGCACCGGCGACCGCATCCGCGTCGACGTGCCGAAGCGGCTCATCCACCTGGAAGTGAGCGACGAGGAGCTGGCGCGCCGCAGGGCCGCATGGACGCCGCCCCCGCCGCGCTACGAGCGCGGCTACGGCTGGATGTTCGGCCGCCACATCCTGCAGGCCAACGAGGGCTGCGACTTCGACTTTCTCGAAACCACCTTCGGCCGGCCGGTGCCCGAGCCGGACATCTTCTGAAGAATCCAACGGAGACCCATGTGAATCCCCAGACCCGCGACAGGCTGATGAAGGTCAGCACCGCCACCCTGTGCACCGCGCTGTTCAAGCGCGGGCTGCGCAACCAGTTCATCCAGGACGTGCATCCGCTCAACCCGGCCCTCGCCAACATGGTGGGCGAGGCCTTCACGCTGCGCTACATGCCCGCGCGCGAAGACCTGAACCCGATCACTGTGTTCAACGACCGCAACCATCCGCAGCGCCAGGCCGTGGAGCAGTGCCCCGAGGGCGCGGTGCTGCTGATGGACAGCCGCAAGGACGCGCGCGCCGCATCGGCGGGCGGCATCCTGGTGAGCCGGCTCATGAAGCGCGGCGTGGCCGGCGTGGTCACCGACGGCGGATTTCGCGACAGCCCCGACATCGCAAAGCTGGGCTTCCCTGCGTATCACCAGCGCCCCAGCGCACCGACCAACCTGACCTTGCACCAGGCCATCGACATCAACGTGCCCATCGGCTGCGGCGACGTGGCGGTGTGGCCGGGCGACGTGGTGGTGGGCGATGCCGAAGGCGTCATCGTGATCCCGAAGGACATCGCGGACGAGGTTGCGGCCGAGGCCACGGAGATGACCGTGTTCGAGGACTTCGTGCAGGAGAAGGTGCTCGAAGGCCGCTCCATCCTCGGCCTCTATCCGCCGACCGAGGCGCAAAGCCGCACCGAGTTCGCCGAATGGCGGCAGGCGCGCGGCCGCTGAGGCCCCGCTTCATCCGACACACGACAAAGAGAGACAAGACCATGCCCTTCCTCCAGCGCGCCGCGCAGCTGCCGTTCGCCTTCTTTGCCTTCGCCTTCGCACTGGCGCCTGCTGCGGTGCTCGCGCAGGCCGAATGGCCCGCCGCCAAGGCCATCACCTACGTCGTGCCCTTCACGGCCGGCGGCTCGACCGACATCGTGGGCCGTGTGCTGGCCAACAAGCTGCAGGAGAGCCTGCACCAGTCGGTCGTGGTCGACAACAAGCCGGGCCAGGCCGGCGGCATCGGCGCGGCCTACGTGGCCAAGGCCGCGCCCGACGGCTACACGCTGTTCGGCGGCACCATCAGCACGCACGCCATCAACGCGAGCCTGTACAAGAAGCTGCCCTACGACCCGATGAAGGACTTCGAGCCCGTGTCGCTGGTCGGCCGGCTGCCCAACGTGCTGATCGTCAACAGCCAGCTCGGCGTGAACTCGGTGGCCGAGCTGATCGCATTGCTGAAGAAGGACGAATCCAAGCGCACCTTCGCGTCGTCGGGCGCCGGCACCTCGACGCACCTGGCCGGCGAGATGTTCGCCGACATGATCGGCGTCAAGCTCACGCACGTGCCCTACAAGGGCACGCCGCCGGCCATGACCGACGTGGCATCGGGCCTCGTGCCCTTCATGTTCGACCAGGTGACCGCGGCGCTGCCGCTGGTCAAGAGCGGCAAGCTCAAGCTGCTCGCCGTGACCACCGGCAAGCGCATCGCGCTGGTGCCCGAGCTGCCGACCATGATCGAGTCGGGCGTGCCCGGTTTCGAGATGTCGTCTTGGCAGGCCGTCTATGCGCCCAAGGGCACGCCCAGGCCGATCATCCAGCGCCTCAATGCCGAGATCGTGAAGGCCCTGAAGCAGCCCGACGTGCAGGCCAAGCTCTCCGGCCAGCTGGCCATGGACATCGCGGCCAGCACGCCGGAGGAACTGCGCGACCACATGGCGCGGGAGATCCCCCGCTGGGCCGAGCTGGTGAAGAAGTCGGGCGCTACCGCGGATTGAATGGGCTGCGTCGTGGCCGATGGAGGCGTCGGATATCTGTTGCCGTGCTATCCGCCAAGCCGTTCCGCCAGCAGCGCGTATTGCCGATCGAACATCTTTGGTTTTGATGCTTTCAGCTTCTCCAGATTCAGCAACTTCCATTTGAGCGCGGGGAGGTCCTGAAGCACAGGGAACGGCATGAGGTCCCATTCGGGCGCTGCCCTGACCAATGACAGCAGGAAGTCCTTGTGCTCGCGCGTCAGGGCATTCGGCAGTTCGGCTTTCAGGGTGGCTCGTGTTTCGAGCAGGGTCTCGAGGGATACCTCGCCCATGGTCATCCCCTTGAAGTGATTCTCGTAGATGGCATCGAACGGCGCGTCGACGCTGAACAGCACCTCATGCACCGGTCGGTTGTGTCCCGCCAGATAGGCAACGAAGCAGTCGACAAAGCCGGCCGCAAGGCCGAACTTTTCATACATCTTCATGACATCGAAGATGTCGCGCGGGTGCTGGCGATCCATTGCCGCCACCAGCTTGCTCCCGTAGAGTTCTGCTTCATCCAGCATCGGAACGGTCAGTCCCGAGGTGAACATGTCTTGCGCCGCAAGTGACAGCGGCATTGTCTTGGTCGGCAGCAAGGCGCCGCGAAAGACATGGTTGACTTCCACCTTGACTTCGATGTTTCCGTTGCGGACGAAGAGCTTCAGGTCTTCGCCGGTCGGCTTCTTCGGAATCGCGACGGAAAGCCCTCTGGCCTGGAGAATGGCGGCCGCCTGTCCGAGGTCGGATCCGATCACGGCAAGGGCTTCCTCGCGCGACATCGCGGGATCGGTGAAGACCACGTCGATGTCGACGGAGAGGCGCGGCATGTCTTGCACGAAGAGGTTCAGGGCCGTCCCTCCCTTGATCGCAAAGCGCGGCGAAGCGAGCACCGCCGGGGCGATGTCGATGAGTAGCCGGACCGTGTCGATGTATTCCTGCTTCATGCCTTGAGGTCCAATCGTTCGCCGCTTTTGGATACCGCGATCCAGCGCGCCGCCCCGCCTTTTTTGTCGCTGTAGGTTTTCGCGAGTGCCGCCCAGGGAAGGTCGAGCTCTTCTGCAAGAGTGCGCGCCAGGCGGACCACCTTGATGCGCGTCGTTCGGGCAAGCAGGGTTTCCAGGACTGGCAGGCGCAGGCTGCGCGTGCCCTCGACGAGGTCGCGCGACTCTTGCAATGACTCCGTCTTGCCGATGTCGCTCAGGTGCTCCAGCAGGGCACGCTCGGGGGTCGAGACAAGAACGTCCGGATGCCCGCCGGGCAAGGACTGGAGCGCAAAGCCCTTCGGCAATCCGCTATCGAACAGCTGCGTGCTCTGGTACCTGCACTCGAAGCGGCTCGTGAACCAGGCAGGGAGGCGGACCTGCTGCTCGCCCCAGAGTGCGATGCTTTCCCGGAAGCTCACATGGTGGCGTATCCCCCGCCAGTGGAGCGCTGTCTTTCCGCCCACATGCATGCCCTCATGACGACGGATCAGGTAGGCAAGGCATGCATCCCGGCTGAGCGTATCGCCGGGCAGCATGTACACGCCGCGCCCCAGATGTTCGAGCCAGCCGGCCTTTGCGAGGTGCGAGGCGTGATCGGCACTGAGGCCGTGCTCCTTCAAGAAAGCCACGTCCAGAGGGGTGCCGCGCGGGACAACTGCCAACAGCTTCTTGAATGAAAAAGACTCTCCAGCTGGTCTCATGGATCAACTATTCCATAGTTTTCATTCGAACTCAAGGAAAGTGATTCAAAAATACCCAGCAATTGGTCAGATAAATCAATTACTGCACAAAAAACATTCGCAGCTAGGCGGCGCCCGCAATCGCGAGCCACGCGCTCGCGAGCAGCGTGCTGCCCGCGGCCGCCAGCAGGGCGCCGACCACCCATTGGAGGATGCGCGGCGGCAGCTTGCTCGGTAGCCGGTGGTGCACGCGCGTCACGCCCCAGACCACCGGCATCGCGCATGCGGCCAGGAGCGCCGAATGCCACGAGAAGTGCCCCGTCGGCACGACGATCACCAGCCGCACCAGCGAGTTGAACGCGAACATCAGCAGCAGCGCGCGCCGCACCAGTTCGCGCTCCAGCGGCTGGCGGTACAGATGGAACACGATGGGCGGCCCCGAGCTCGAGAACAGCCCGCCCAGCACGCCCGAGAGCGCGCCGATGACTGCAAAGCTCGCGCGGCCCGACACGGCCGCGAGCGGCCGGCCCTGCATCACCAGCAGCACCGCGCAGACCAGGATCGAGGCGCCGAGCAGGCCCCGCAGCCAGTCGACCGCGCCGCCGCTCAGCCATGTGAGCAGCATGAGACCGACGATCACGCCCACGGTGCTGCCGTTGAGTGCCGGTTTCATGAGCTGCCACGGCACCACGCCGGGGCGCGCCCGGAAGTAGGTCCAGGCATTGATCAGGCTCAGCACCGTGGCGGCGTTGGCCGTGTCGCTCACGCTGGCGATGTGGAACACCGACACCAGCCCGAGCAGGATCAGGCTGAACGCGAAGCCGGTAAGGTTCTGGGCGTAGGTGGCCAGCGCCACGCAGGCCATGAAGACCAGCACTGGGCCGGCTTCGGAAATCAATGCTTGCACCGGATGGGAGATGGGTCGGTACGCTGCGCTCCGGAGAGCCGGGCGGTGTGCAAGGCGGCGGCAAGCCGCTCTGCGAGCGTTGAAAAAAGAAAGCGCTGAAACCGAAATTCAGCGGCGCGGAACCGGCCCGCATTGTCCTTGAAAATGAAATGTCCCGCCGCGCCAGCGCGGCCAGAGGATTGCAGGCCGTCGCGACATGAACCCGGTCTTTCTCTTGCTTGTCCATGCGGATCCGCAGCAGGTACAACGCCTGTTGCGGCGGCTCGTTCTGCACGGCCGGTGCTTCGTGCATGTCGATGCCAAGTCCGAGCTTTCGGAATTCTGGATCGACGATCCCCGCGTGGTCTACCTGGACGACCGGGTCGACGTGCACTGGGGGGCCATCTCCCAGGTCGATGCCACCTTGCGGCTCATGCGTGGCGCGCTCGAAGGCTGCGACGTACCGCAGGTCAGCCATTTCGTGCTGCTCTCGGGCAACTGCTATCCCGTGCGTCCGGTGGAGGAGTTCGGCGCCTTTTCGCGCGCGCATGCCGCCACCAACTTCATCCGGCTGATTCCCCTGGCCAGCACGCGCAAGCTGCATCAGCGCGTGCGCCACTTCTGGTTCTACGAAGACCTGCCGGTGAATGGGCGCAAGTTCTCGCCGGTACGGTTCATGCGCGGATTCATGCAACTCATCGGCAAGCTCGGCCGCCGCTCGTTCCCGCTCTTTCCGCGGTGGCACTTCGGTTCGCAGTGGTGGGCGCTGACGCCGCAGGCCGTGAGATACCTGGTGTCGCATCCCCATGAAGCATCCGTGAAGCGCTTCCTGCGCTTCTCCAAGGCACCGGACGAGATCTACTTTCATACGCTGCTTGCCAATTCGCCGCTGCAGCACACCGTGGAGCCCGTCGACGGATCGGGCGTCTGGGACGCCGCGAACCTGCACCTCATCGATCCCTCGCTCTCGCGCTGGTACCAGGCATCGGACTACGAGGAGGTGGTCGCGTCCGGCAAGTGGTTCGTGCGCAAGGTGGGCAGCGGCATGTCGGGCGATCTTTGCGACAGGCTGGACGGCAACCCTCGTGTCGCCCGGCCCTGACCGGCGAGATCGAATGCAGGGCGGCGCCGATGCCGGCGCGCTCCTTCAGGGCAGATGAGGACCGAGCCGGCCGAACTGCGCCATCAGCCACTCGGCCAGTTCGAGCTCCACACCCTGCAGTTCGCCAGCGCCCAGCCAGATCAATCCATAGTGGCTGCCGTCGGGATCGAAGCCGGCGGGTGCCGCCAGGCTTCCACGTTCCACATCGTCGATCGCGAGCACGAGCGGGCTCAGCGCCACGCCCAGGCCCGCGGACGCAGCCTCGACGATCAGGGAGTGATGGTCGTAGTAGCGGACCTCCGTGGGCCGGCGCGCCGACGGATGGGTCTTCAGCCATTGCGCCCACGCGTCGGGCCGCGTCTTCGATCCGAGAGCCAGATAGTCGCCTCGTTCGAACCGCGGCACCCATTCCGGCCGCATGACAGGCCCGACCTTTTCGGGGAAAAGAGTCCGCACGTTCCACGTCTCGGGCACCGCGAAGTCCAGCCGCCGGATGGCGAGATCGACATGGTTCTTGCGGAAGTCCACAAGCCCTCCACCCACGGAGAGATGGAGGGCAAGGTCCGGATGCGCCGCTTGAAAACCGCCCAGCCGCGGAATCAGCCATCGCATGGCCACCGAAGGCTCGCAGGAGAGCACCAGGGCGGTCTTCACGGCGCCGGTGGCGCGCAGGCTTTGCACCGTGGCGGCCAACTCGCCGAAGAACCGGCCGAGCGTGAGGTTCAGCGTCTCGCCGGCCGGCGTGAGGCGCAGGCCTCGCCCGTTCCTTTCGAACAAGCTGACGCCGATGTCATTGGCGAGCTTGGTGATCCGGCGGCTGACGGCGCCGTGCGTGAGGGCCAGCGAGTCTGCGGCGTGGCGAACGGAGCCCAGCCTTGCGGTGGCTTCGAACGCCCGCAGGTCGTCGAGCGAAGGGATGTCTGATCGATCCATTGGTGACAATATATCACCAATCAACGTCAGAAACTATCGCTTTTCCTTGTTTGAACTAGTTTTGATAATTGATGCATGCGCACCAATCATCAGCCCAGCATCGCCGTCCTCGCCGACGACCTGACGAGTGCGGCAGACGGGGCCGCACCCTTTGTCGCGCGCGGCCTCACGGCGTCGATCGGGAGGGGCCGGTTTCCGGGCAATGCGGCGGCGGTGGTCGCGGTCGACAGCGCTTCGCGGTCTGCGACGCCAATGCAAGCCATCGAGCGGGTGGCTCGATTGACGACGCGGCTTGCCGGCAGTGCCGTGCTCTACAAGACCGTGGACTCCACGCTGCGCGGCCACATCGCGCAGGAGCTCGAAGCGTGCTTTGCGGCCAGCGGCCGCAGATCGCTGGTGTTTGCGCCGGCGTTCCCCGAGGCCGGGCGCACGACGGTCGGAGGCATTCAGCGCGTGGACGGCATCCCGGTTGCGGAGAGCGTGTATGGGCAGGACCCGGTGCATCCCGCGCGGCACTCGGCGCTGGCCGACCTGGTTCCGCGCAGCATCAGGCATGTCACCTTGCTCGACGCGGTCACGCAGCAAGAACTCGACTCGCAAATTGCCTCCATCGAGGAGCCGGAGTCGGTGTTGTGGGTCGGCTCTCCCGGAATGGCGGCCGCCCTGTCGCGGCGTTTCGTGCCCGAGAAAACCCGGCCGCCGGCGGTGGATGGCATCGGCAACGAGGTCCTGGTCGCCGTTGGAAGCGCGAACCCGCGCAGTCACATCCAGGCCGATCACGTGCAGGAGGCCCTCGGCGTCATGCTGCTGCGCGGCCCCAAGGCGCGAGAGCAGGATCCCGCGGCGGTGCTGCGCCGCATTGCAGAAGCCGCAGCGCGAGAGCTCCAGGACCCACGCTTCGGCGCGTTGATCGCCACCGGCGGCGACACGATGGAAGCGATCCTGGATCTTCTCGGCGTGCGGGAGTTCGAGATCCTGCAAGAACTCGAGTCCGGACTCCCCCTCGGCCGCGCCAGGCTCGGCGGTGGACGCCTGCTCCTGCTCGCCATGAAGGCCGGCGGCTTCGGCAGCGACGACGCCCTGGTGCGCGCCGTCTCCCGCCTACGCGGAACAACCCCAACCTTGCGAACGGATTCACAGTGAAGAACATCTCCTCCCCGCTTGCCCTCACCATGGGCGACGCATCCGGCATCGGGCCGGAGATCGTGGCAAAGGTCCTCGCGAAGGGCGGCGAACGCGTCGTCGTGTTCGGCAGCCATGCCGTCATGCAGGACATCGTTCGCAGGCTGGGGATGAACATCGAGGTGCGGCGCATCGATGCACCCGCTGCAGCCCGGTTCCAGCCGCGGACGATCGAAGTCATCGAGACCACCGGGATCGCCGAGCTTCCGCCCCTCGGGCAGATCAGCGCCGTCTCGGGCCAGGCGGCCTTCGATGCCATCGTTGCAGCGATCGCAGCGGCGAAATCCGGGGAAGTGAGCGGCATCGTCACGGCGCCGATCAACAAGGAGGCGATGGCCAGCGCGGGCATCCGCTACCCCGGCCATACGGAAATCCTGGCCGACTTCGGCGGCGCCACGCGCGTGGCAATGATGCTGGCGAACGACGACATGCGGACGGTGCTCGTCACCATCCACACGTCGCTGCGCAAAGCCATCGAGCAGGGCGATTTCGACGCCCAGATGTCCGCCATCCGGCTTGCGCACGAGGGCGGGAAGGCCCTGGGCTTCGCGGCGCCGCGTGTGGCCGTCGCAGGCCTCAACCCGCACGCCGGTGAGGGCGGCCTCTTCGGCGATGAGGAAATCCGGATCATCCGGCCGGCCATCGAAGCGGCGCGGGCCGAAGGCATCGATGCCAGCGGACCTTATCCCGGCGATACGGTGTTCATGCAGGCACGCATGGGCCGGTTCGACGTTGTCGTGGCCCAGTACCACGATCAGGGCCTCATCCCGGTGAAGTATCTCGGGCTGGAAAA
This window contains:
- a CDS encoding tetratricopeptide repeat protein, translated to MTVRRRLPPPSALRAGAAALAMAGAMAWAGAAPRVPTDDNEVVESLPSVADWSREARAMRRELQQRPTDAAVAIGAATRYLELARSQGDARYAGHAMGALSHWAAAAPGDTPPPVLVMRAGIAQFLHDFDGAQALLKAALARQPSNAQAWITLATVLRVRGRYGESDAACHALGRVGPALYGLACIAENAGLRGNHDEARGTFKELLQDPRLQAREQAGTRQWLLTSLAETEELAGRPAEAEDAYRRALQAERSGYLLLAYSDYLQRAGRPEEIPALLRNEARSDAVLLRLAIASRGLEGPRTDAAELRARFGAAAERPGTTAVHAREEAMFALDVDGNARRALELARLNVQLQREPVDLLLFARAAVAAKDEPARAEVGALVRQIGLRDARVDALL
- a CDS encoding HupE/UreJ family protein, whose product is MTLHHRRPLLAALFFWMLALLMLPAHAHKASDAYLQFSRDGDRIDLRWDIALRDLDAVLDLDANADQKLSWGEVRTRLDDIKAYALGRLRLQGGRCVPAETQAPAIENRIDGAYLVLQMRAPCSAADALSIDYRLFQEVDPTHRGLLRAEAKGAAAPVLRSLDPSAGPVSIDWAGAQGAAPPPSFFADGIHHILIGYDHILFLVCLLLPAVLRRRDGGWTPVRAWRDAAWPMLGIVTMFTIAHSITLALAGSKIVTISSHIIEPAIAATIIVAALDNIRPVLRGRRKLFSFLFGLIHGFGFAGALGELELPTRQFVLALLQFNLGVEAGQLAVVAVVLTVLLALRSWRRYPPLVLHGGSMAAVVLATVWLCERVLDVKVLPFS
- the nikR gene encoding nickel-responsive transcriptional regulator NikR — translated: MNRFTISLDEQLARQFEMLIAQKRYTSRSEAVRDLIRYGLGRAGLRGMQFDAVVSSCIASVSYVYDTREGALVTRLQALRHAHHGMVTACNQTPLDLGSCLECVVLRGSIAAVHDVADQLMSMRGVRHGQANVVALTDGAAMPAHAHPPVPTHSHLTPLN
- a CDS encoding GntR family transcriptional regulator; the protein is MTALPRIRLDRTRLAAPQVLEKLRDAILSLDLVPGTVLVRQELADRFGVSQTPVREALLRLSEEGLVDVFPQHATLVSRIDVDAARQAHFLRRSIELEIVHQLAGEAPPGLVAQLEAQVALQATLAAARQYGEFVGADRKFHHLMYEAANVPSLWDLVSRVSGHVDRLRRLHLPTAGKTEAILRDHRAIVRAIARGDGAAAQKALREHLSGTLSSLPEICARHPDFIAPGN
- the araD gene encoding L-arabinonate dehydratase; this translates as MPRSYDTLRSARWFAPDDFRSFGHRSRVMQMGYAPTDWVGKPVIAIVNTWSDANQCHSHFKQRVEDVKRGIFQAGGFPLELPAISLSESMVKPTTMLYRNFLAMETEELLRSHPIDGAVLMGGCDKTTPGLTMGALSMGLPFIYLPAGPMLRGNWRGKVLGSGSDAFKYWDQRRAGQLSDQAWQEMEAGIARSHGTCMTMGTAATMMGIAEAVGFTLPGASSIPAADANHVRMSAECGRRIVEMVWDDLTPAKMLTRANFENGIACAMAMGCSTNAIVHLIAMSRRAGHPVTLDDFDAASRRVPVVANIRPSGDTYLMEDFFYAGGLPALLARIRGHLDTGARTVNGRTIGQNIEGAEVFDDDVIRPLDNPIYAEGALAVLRGNLAPDGVVIKPSACAPHLLQHTGRALVFDDYPSLKKAVDDPALDVTGDDILVLRNAGPRGAGMPEWGMLPIPTKLLKEGVTDMLRLSDARMSGTSYGGCLLHCSPESAVGGPLALVRTGDRIRVDVPKRLIHLEVSDEELARRRAAWTPPPPRYERGYGWMFGRHILQANEGCDFDFLETTFGRPVPEPDIF
- a CDS encoding ribonuclease activity regulator RraA, encoding MNPQTRDRLMKVSTATLCTALFKRGLRNQFIQDVHPLNPALANMVGEAFTLRYMPAREDLNPITVFNDRNHPQRQAVEQCPEGAVLLMDSRKDARAASAGGILVSRLMKRGVAGVVTDGGFRDSPDIAKLGFPAYHQRPSAPTNLTLHQAIDINVPIGCGDVAVWPGDVVVGDAEGVIVIPKDIADEVAAEATEMTVFEDFVQEKVLEGRSILGLYPPTEAQSRTEFAEWRQARGR
- a CDS encoding tripartite tricarboxylate transporter substrate binding protein, with amino-acid sequence MPFLQRAAQLPFAFFAFAFALAPAAVLAQAEWPAAKAITYVVPFTAGGSTDIVGRVLANKLQESLHQSVVVDNKPGQAGGIGAAYVAKAAPDGYTLFGGTISTHAINASLYKKLPYDPMKDFEPVSLVGRLPNVLIVNSQLGVNSVAELIALLKKDESKRTFASSGAGTSTHLAGEMFADMIGVKLTHVPYKGTPPAMTDVASGLVPFMFDQVTAALPLVKSGKLKLLAVTTGKRIALVPELPTMIESGVPGFEMSSWQAVYAPKGTPRPIIQRLNAEIVKALKQPDVQAKLSGQLAMDIAASTPEELRDHMAREIPRWAELVKKSGATAD